Below is a window of Camelina sativa cultivar DH55 chromosome 11, Cs, whole genome shotgun sequence DNA.
agcaACCTGTATCGAACAACAACAACCGTTTTTGAGGATTTGTgtttgggagaagaagaagaagaagaagaagaagaagaagaaggacggagagaaaacgcaaaacaaaaaaagaaattgggaGAGCAGAGAGTAAATGGGACCCAACACAACTTGTCCAAgtcaatccttttttttttttttttttttttttacaattgaCTCGTCTCCCTCCCTCCCTCTCCCTTTttatagttgtttttttctgtcatcatttatttaattaatattgactttagaaaaggaaatactgtatatatttttataacacgAAGTATCCCAGAAACGTTCAGCTATTTTCTGAGAAGTTAATCTTTTGTATTTATTAGCTTCTTTTTAGTAAACGTGTCAGTCAATTTGAaacacatattattattatgtaccaaaattcaaaaaattatcaGACAATTtagcatttgtttttttaagacaTATTGTTGTTAATTAATAGAATCAGTGTTAATTAATTGTGATGTATGTCGTATCATAGGCTGGttagttaataatataaatagacAAAATAGACAAaccactttcttttttttcttaataattgtTATCATAATCATGTTATTTTACAATACacttgtatttcttttttttctttaagccAACTGGACCTTCTGTCattcttttttgggtttagaattgttataattgttttttttttttttttaattcacacATTTACatgattaattattattaccCTGGAGGAGTAGAGTAGTagaccatctttttttttctctaatctctctttAACACAAGTCGTTTGGTTTACACAACTCAGAAATTTTGTGGAAACAATCCTAATGACTTATGTTTATGTGACTTTCTAAACTGGATAAGGTATCTAgttatatacatacacacacatattATATAGACATTATTCAGTCAAATAAGCCAATGGTAATTTCTTCTTTGTCAATCATATTTTGATGATCCGTGTGACACAATAACCACAGAGCTGTAAACAGACAGGACCattgacaaaagaaacaagaggGCAGGACCAGAGCCTACGTAAAATTCTGTAGCTAACAAACGTTATACATACACAATAGAGGGAAAGAGAGGTATGATTTAATATCTTTTAGTTGCAGAAAATCAGATATGGAAAAAGCTTATCCttttgagaaaaacaaacaacatgtGAAATTGCGGTGCTAGTGCTCAAACATACATAGTGGGAGACTTGGGACCCcaagagaaaactcaaaatcaaagcaaagtcttttttttttttttttctaccaaCAGATAGGGCTTAAGGTTTTAGGCCAATTATTCTTAGAGCCAATAAGCATGTTTTTGGTCTTAAGGTTACGTTTGAGAGAGCGAATTTGACGAAATCGTGTGTTTTAAGGTGAACCTTTCAACTTTGAAGGTATTGTTCTTAATAGCAAATCCCAAGtattaaacaagaacatacCAAAAGTAATGTTTTAGGATAAGTACTGATAACagattattaattttacatcCCAATCAGAATTGCATTTCAGATTGCACTCCTGAAATGGGACTTTAAGAAGTTTTGATGGTTTGGAGAATTTCCTCTTGTGCACCTCCGAAATGAATATGATCAAACCATTTATatagaactttttaaaaaaacttacagTAAACGAGCTGGGGACTCTAGCTATTATGTCCTTCACCTTCTTTTGAGTGCACCAGTTTGATTCCATGCCTCCCCACCACGCACAAGTTGCCCATGTCCTGCAATACCAACGCAAAGAGGTGTTTTCAGAAAACTGTTTCTCACCTTAATCGAAACAATGCTCCTCAACTGAGTTTGAAAATTCTTTACGTACACGAGAGTTAAACAGAGTCCTCTCTCTGGCATCCCAGATTCGCAGCACTTTTAAGATGTTTGATAATAGGTTGTGGTTGCATCCGCTGTTTGAGGGTAATAAGACTGATTCACCGCATTCCAGTCTCCTGTTGCAGAATATGCCTGGTTTGCAGCATTCCAATCAGCTGTCCCGGGAGCCCCTGGTACAGAACCTTGCATCCCACCTTGTTGATTGTATACAACAGTTTGAGCATGGTACTGCGGCATGTAACCAATAGCTTGAGCATGTGGTTGCGTTGTGTATTCAGCAGCTTGAGCATGTGGTTGTAGAGCATACCCAGCTGCCGGTTGCTGAGAATACCCGGTTGATGCCGCATGGTGTTGCTGAGTGTACCCGGCTGTGGCAGCATGGGGTTGCTGAAAGTACTCGGCTGCTGTAGCATGGGGTTGCTGAAAGTACTCGGCTGCTGTAGCATGGGGTTGCTGAGGGTACCCATTTACTGTACCATGAGGTTGCTGGGCGTACCCAATTTCATGGGGGTTTTGAACATATCCGGTTCCACCAGCATAGAGTTGAGCAGTATGTCCCATAGCTGCATAATATTGCTGCTGCGGATAACTCATTGTTCCAGCATNCCACCTTGTTGATTGTATACAACAGTTTGAGCATGGTACTGCGGCATGTAACCAATAGCTTGAGCATGTGGTTGCGTTGTGTATTCAGCAGCTTGAGCATGTGGTTGTAGAGCATACCCAGCTGCCGGTTGCTGAGAATACCCGGTTGATGCCGCATGGTGTTGCTGAGTGTACCCGGCTGTGGCAGCATGGGGTTGCTGAAAGTACTCGGCTGCTGTAGCATGGGGTTGCTGAAAGTACTCGGCTGCTGTAGCATGGGGTTGCTGAGGGTACCCATTTACTGTACCATGAGGTTGCTGGGCGTACCCAATTTCATGGGGGTTTTGAACATATCCGGTTCCACCAGCATAGAGTTGAGCAGTATGTCCCATAGCTGCATAATATTGCTGCTGCGGATAACTCATTGTTCCAGCATACGATTGTGTACTTTCTTCCACATTCCCAGCCTGTATATGCTTGGTATAGTTACCCGCTACACTTTGAGGTTGGTGTGTGTAACCAATTGCTCCAGCAGCTGGTTGTGAAGCTTCACCATGTGCCGATGTAGGATAGCCAGCTGTCTCGGTATGAGATTGAGAAGCACTAACTGCCTGCATATCTGGTTGCATGGACACTGTAGTATTTGAAACTGTAGATGCTTCTGGGTGATAGTAAGTCCTAGCCGGAATTTCATGCTGCTGACTAGCTTCCACTTCCTTTTGTGATGCTGAAGTATAGAACTCACTTCTATACCCACTCCCATTAGCTGCAGGTGCAGAAGGATGCTCATTCCCAGATAACGTCGACGGGTGATATTTATTATCAGAATAAGGTGACGCAAAGTGGTCCTTCTCTGATGGTGTTGCCGGAATAGATTCATTTTCTGACGCCAAGCACTCTGAAGCAGTTCCGTATCTGTCATAGCAAAAAAAACCAAGCCCTATGGTTACACATTCACATATAGGTAACTGCAAAGCCAGAAAATAGGAACAATGTAAACATCTGCAGTGTGGAGGTCCTGGAGTCTAGCAGAGTTCAAATAGCTATGATCGACATATTTGGCAAAAGATTAAAGTTCAAATTGGAACTGAAATAGGATAATAAATCAATAAAGCTATTGGCTAAAGGAATACCAAAACCCCCTACAACCATAGTTACCTCCGAATATTAGATAAAATGGTAAGGTATTTGAGTTGAGGGTCCTGTATAGATGACCGCGGAGGGTCTGACCGAGGAGGATCTGACTGAGGAGGATCTCCGAGCAACCGTTGCTGCCGAGCTTCTCTAGGATAATAAGGCTGATTCAAATTTGACAGACCATCTCTAGGTGGGGTTGTGTAGTCGTCTTGTCTGGAGTAACTATGTTGGAGCAGAGATGTGCGGGGAGCAGACTGATGGGCCATAAGAGAGCCAGGTCGTGGTTCTGCATGACGAGCAGACAGAGGATCTAAAACAGATGAAGCATTTCTAAGTTGTGTAGCAGCTATGAACCTTTCCTCAAAAGATAGAGTCCTTGGTGCTGAAGCTCTAGAAGCCAATCTATGAGGTAACAGATCGAGTTCTGGAGCATTAAATGGACGAAACAATGATAACAAAGACATAACCTGCAATCCATGGAACATTTATCATTATTAAAAGTCAAGCAGGTAAGCCTGGAACTTTAAAACGATGTGTTGTAAAAACAGCAGGAAAAAAGTGTATTACTTGGTGAGGAGCAAGTTCTTGCTTAAATTTGGGTCCTTTGTAATTTTCATAGATAGCAGACTTGAAAGTGTTTTCTGGCAAGGGATAACAGTTGATGAGGATTCTAAATCCAACCTGCCAAAATCAAGTAAGAAAAGGTACAATCTTAGACACATTCAGTTGATGATTTATCCAGTGCTATCTAAACGAAAtcatatgtgtgtgtgtgtgtgtgtgttcacaGGAGGCTTACCTGAGCAGGATATTGCATGTCAAAAGCTTCAGGTTCAATATCCAACCTGCCACCAGTAGTAGCTTCATAGACACCATACAAAAGTCTCTTCTCAAAGTCATAAAGGAAAAGCTTCATCCCTGGTTTGATACTCTCAACAAcgtctcttcttcctcttggaaCCCCGAAAACACGGTAACGGTAGCAATCAGTTTTGGTCCTCGCATTACACATAAAGATATAACCAGGTAGCTGCAGCTGCTGGTCATGATGAACCTGAGGTCTCCTTTGTATCACTTTCTCTAATCCAGTTGCTGAGTTTCCATAAGCAGCCAAAAGGTTTCTGTTATACACAGCAGAAGCAGAGTTTTGGGAAGAagctgcagcagcagcaacataTGCATTATTAGTATTCGTTTGTTCACCATCAGATAACTCCATCTCCGTCTCCATCGCTTCTGCCATCTCTTTTACTGTATTAATAACAAGTAGGCGAATATGTCACTGGaattgcaaataaaaaaaaaaaagcgattgaggagttaccaaaaaaattcaaGGAAACAAATGTGGGTGAGATGAAGAAATAGTAATAAATACGTCACACGATTTGGGTTTTGAGAATcaaacgggaaaaaaaaaaatcaaagagagagagagagagagagagagagagatgaaaatgacaaaaagtGACTTACCGGAATTTGAAACCCTAGGACTGAAATTGAAAAAATCAGGAAGATTGAATAAGAGAGGAATTATCAGATCAGGTCATAATTAGGTgttgatttttgtatttaagATTAGTTTCAACGTGCGAATCTGAATTGATAGAACGAAGTTGGATTATGTTCTCTATATAAGTATGTTTTTGGTTCATGAAGAAGGGGTCGCGGAGAAGATGACTTTCAGAGAGAATCTCACGTGACAGACGTGTCAGGCTAAATATTTAAATGGGCCAATAACCATCTAATGGGCCTTTATTAAGACCCAAatctataaacaaaagtaatttACCCATCGGTAAAAGTAACAACAATTACAGAGAGTTGGAACTTTCTGACTCAAGCCGAGAGACCAGACCAGAGAGTTGGTGTCTTTGATTTTGAGAGTTGTGAAATCGATCGTAGTCTTTGATTTGATTAGAGATCAGCTTTTCAGAACATAAAGCCCTGTACTTGCCTCTTCCGGAGCTCGATATCAGCTGATTTGTATCGAAGATCAAAACCTCTATTTGTTAATTTCAGGTTCGTCCAATTGTGATAATAGGGTTTCTTAGAATCTGGGGTGGTGATAAATTGGTTTGTCTCCTTTAGTTTAAGGTTCGGCGCTTAGTTCGTGATTCCTGGGTTTCTTCTAGCTCATGTCAAGATAGGATTGTTCTGTGCTATCTTCGATTACTAAATCTCATTAGCTGAGAGTCTTATAAGCTACCAACTGCTTCTTGACACTTTAAGaaggaacatttttttttttttttttaatctcttagTTTTCTATGTTCTTTTTCTCCTCCTGTAGAATGTCTTCAAGGGAGAGGATAGGTTCGAAGCATCATAGCAGAGTGAGCCAAGGCATGTCAACTAGTGGGTCATCATTATCAAGGCACCATGAGACCATCTCTTCGGCTTTGGATCCGCGTCATCTTCGAGACCAACGGATGTCGCTTCCTGAAATTCTAGAAAACAAGATTGCAGCTCAAGCTGCTGAGATAGACCGGCTCTCTAGTGACAACCGGAAACTAGCTTCAAGCTACGTAGCTCTCAAGGAAGACTTAACCGTGGCTGACCGTGAAGTCCAGGGGCTAAGACCTCACATCAGAAAGACGGAAACAGATACCGAGATTCAGATCCGAGCGACTCTTGAGAAAATAGCGAAAATGGAGGGTATGATCAAGAACAGAGAGAATATAAGGAGGGAGGTGCAGTTAGCTCACATTGAGGCTCATCGGTTGGCCAGAGAACGAGAAGAGCTTGCTTCACAGGTGAAGTTGGTGGTGAAGGAGTTGAAGAAGGTTTGTCTTGAGGCAGAGGGTTTGGATGCGTCAAGCCAAGAGCTTGAGCGGTTGAAAGAGGAGCACCAGAGATTacggtaaaaagaaaaagtctttTACATGTCAAGTAACTGTTAAATATTCATCATCAGTTGTTTTAACCATTTGGCTTTTTTATGTAACAGGAAAGATTTTGAGGAAGAGAAGAGTGGGAACGTAGAGAAACTTGAGCAATTGAAAGAGATGGAGAGGAAAATAATCGGAGCTGTTAAAACGATTGAGAAGCTGCGAAGTGAAATCGCAACCGCAAGGAGCAAAGCCGTCTGAGAATTGAATGTGTTTAAGATTTGAGACCAAGAGGCTGAGTCAGAGGCTCCTCTATTTAGGAAGGGATTACAAGAACCACAATTGTGTTCTCATCTTTCCTAATATCTATATGAGATTTTTTCAAATCAACCTGTTCCTTTCTGAAAAAAATGAGTTAGAGAAGTGTTCAAATGGTCGATCACAACAGTTGCTGAGAATATTCTACCACAGAAACAAAGAGTGTACTCTtcaacattcattaaacaaatcCCCAATACTTAAAAGAGGTCAAGCGACTAGATCGACCTCATCGCGTTGAGGGTAAACCACATCAAGCCTCATCATACTCTTGTACTGATCAGGTACCGGTGCACCACCTTGAACACACATCTCCACAACCGCAGGAGCCTTGCCGTAGAACCTCGTCAAGCTATTATCAAGAACAGAACCATCAGTAGGATCCCTAACATGCCACACATAGTTTGGACCAACCACATCATCAATAGTAGCTTCTTGCCACGCATGCATTCCGTCTCGCATCTGATGCTTTGTCGCTTTACACATCCTCACTTTATGTCCCTTTGGACCAACCTGAATCTCTGGACAATACCCACAAGTCCACACTTTGTATCTCTCCATCAGTTCCCTGACTCCCAAAACCATTTCAAACCATGACTCCATCGTCTCAATGCTTATTTCCTTcaagctcttcttctcctcaaccTTGCAACGATCGTCTTCTTGTAAAACTACAGCAACTGCAGTCTCTGAACTTCCATCACTGACTTCCTCAAAATCTACAATCCGTCCTTCGATGCTGTACACAGGTTTCGATCTTCGCTTTGATGGGAACTTCTCGAGGTCTACACCAGCCTGTATGCATAACTCAAGAACCGCAGAGATCTTAGGGACTGTAAATCTCTCGTCGTGTATAACTCTCGGTTTGACAGCACGGTCATAAAGGTGAAAACTTTTAGGGAACAAGACAACATCGCTCACTCTTCCTCTTTTCCAGACATGAGTCGCACTTCTTGAACCGCTACCAGGACCTGTGCAAGTCCTGATTTCATGACCTTCTTTGCCAATGTGAACCTCAGAGCAGCATCtgaacaaaacaacacaagtTCCAACTTCAAAACTGGATTAAACTGACTAAAGTCTCCATTTTTCAGCTCAAATCACACCAATCTTGTGTTCTAATCAAGTAAAACCACACAAAGCACCCATGATTTCACTGGTACTAACTCCAAATACTTAAAATGCTTAAGTGGATCAATTTGACAAAAATAGCTCAATAACTCTATTAATTTAGGTAACCCTCCAGTCCAAACTAAAGCTAATAAAACTGTTTCATCAGAGCAAATAGTAATGTAACCTGCAGCGATGAACAGGAACATGAAGAATGAGTTTAGAGAGGCCTGAGAGCAAAGAGTTGCGGCATCGGTGAACAGAGTGAGCCACGTGGACAAGTTCCGGAACAAGTAAACCATTATCCGGCGGATCTTCCAGAACTCGACATGGTTGTAATTTTCTCAGTTGCTTCTCTTCTTTCGCGCGACGAATCAACTCTTTCATCGGAGTCGGATACGGCTTCCTCTCTGATTTATCCTTCCGTGGCTTGGGTACGTCGGCGTAGAGAGGAtcgtcatcatcaacaacaacagctgGAACGTCGTGATTGGTAGTTAGAGATTTAACGGGAGTTGAATAATGAGATTTTCTGATTACGAAGACGGAGATTTGCATTAGCTTTCTTCTCTGCATCTTTGCTCCCGAATGCACATGAGGTGTTCGATAGAATTCCCCAATAAGGAAAATTGGGTTTTctcagtttatttttttttgttcacaagcTTTGTCACGTGACACTCACGTGTACCTTGCTGTTACTTATGGTTGAGATTCCCGCTTCCCCTctactctgcttcttcttctcgcaaATCAGATTTTGTCTCTTCAAagctttgaaaaaaaaaaccctagagaaCAAGAA
It encodes the following:
- the LOC104726785 gene encoding protein FLX-like 4, producing MSSRERIGSKHHSRVSQGMSTSGSSLSRHHETISSALDPRHLRDQRMSLPEILENKIAAQAAEIDRLSSDNRKLASSYVALKEDLTVADREVQGLRPHIRKTETDTEIQIRATLEKIAKMEGMIKNRENIRREVQLAHIEAHRLAREREELASQVKLVVKELKKVCLEAEGLDASSQELERLKEEHQRLRKDFEEEKSGNVEKLEQLKEMERKIIGAVKTIEKLRSEIATARSKAV
- the LOC104726784 gene encoding APO protein 3, mitochondrial-like yields the protein MQRRKLMQISVFVIRKSHYSTPVKSLTTNHDVPAVVVDDDDPLYADVPKPRKDKSERKPYPTPMKELIRRAKEEKQLRKLQPCRVLEDPPDNGLLVPELVHVAHSVHRCRNSLLSGLSKLILHVPVHRCRCCSEVHIGKEGHEIRTCTGPGSGSRSATHVWKRGRVSDVVLFPKSFHLYDRAVKPRVIHDERFTVPKISAVLELCIQAGVDLEKFPSKRRSKPVYSIEGRIVDFEEVSDGSSETAVAVVLQEDDRCKVEEKKSLKEISIETMESWFEMVLGVRELMERYKVWTCGYCPEIQVGPKGHKVRMCKATKHQMRDGMHAWQEATIDDVVGPNYVWHVRDPTDGSVLDNSLTRFYGKAPAVVEMCVQGGAPVPDQYKSMMRLDVVYPQRDEVDLVA